Within Microbacterium proteolyticum, the genomic segment AGCCACATCACGTGATCTGGGCGAAGCCACCCGCCGTGGCGCGCACACGCCGGGTCACCTCGGCGACATCACGTGATCTGGCGCCCCGACACCTCGGGAAGCAACCGCCGCACCGCGAACGGGGTCACCACCCCGTGGAACAGGATGCTGAGCACCACCGTGAACACCATGGTCGACAGCACGACGTCGCCCGTGTCCTCGGGGAGGCGGTTGTACGCGAGAAGCCCGAACACGATGGTCGCCGTCCCGCGCGGACCGACGAACCCGATCAGCGCCCGGTCGCGCCACGAGATCGGCGAGCGCAGCAGGGCGATGCCGACCGGGATCGCCCGCAGCACCGTGACGGCGAGCGCCGCGAAGATCACCACGCGCAGATCGACGCCGTCGAGGATCACGACCGTGAGCACCGCCCCCATGACGAACCAGATGATGTTGGCCGCGAGGGTCCCCGCCTCCTCGACGAGGAGCGTCTCGGCATGGGGGACGTTGCGCCCCTCGAGGTCCTTCGCGCGCGTGAGTCGATAGACGATGCCCGCCACGAACGCGGCGACGAAGCCGTTCGCGGCGATGTCGCTGAGGGTTGCGATCCCGTAGGCGAGCAGCGGCGTCAGGAGCATGACGTACCGGATGCCACTGGCATCCGCCCATCTCCGCGCGACGGTCCAGCGGGCGAGGATGCCGATCGCACCACCGACGGCCCCGCCGATCACGATCGCCGCGATCGTGGCGGGGGCCGCACCGAAGAAGGCGTCGAACATGTCCTCGAGGTTCTTCACGAGCTCGGGCTGCGCGTCGAGGTCGGCTCCCGACTCGGCGGCGGCGAGGAGCGCGGGGAGCGCGACGGCCGCCGCGAGGAACACGCCGAAGATCGGCGACACGACGCCGTCGTTGTAGCCGCTCTCGACGGTGAGGATCCGCCGGACGCGCTCGGGGATGCGCGGTGAGCGCAGCAGCATCGCCGCGGGGGCGAAGTCGGTGGGCATCACGACGCACGCGATCACCACGAGGACGAGCACGTTCACATCGGGCAGCAGCGCGAACCCCGCGAGCACGGCGAGGATCAACGCAAGCGGCAGGGCGATCAGCACGAGCCGCGCGAGCGCACGCCCCACCCCGCCGAACACGCCACCGCGGACGTCGCACGCGTCGACGAAGAGCAGCACCGCCAACACGAGTTCGACCACGCGCTCGGCCTCCGACCCCGCCAGAGCCGACGAGAAGCCGTCCGGGTCGGCGAAGACCAGCACCGCCCCGGCCAGCGCGAGGAACGCGGGGCCCAGCGCACCGATCCGTTCGAATCGGTGCGCGACCAGCGACCACAGCAGGATGACGGCGATGCCGACGAGGAAGAAGACGGGCACCGGATGCCGCGTCTCAGCGCTCGACGAGCACGCCGTCGGCGTCGGCCCAGACGTGCCGGCCGGGGGTGAAGACGACGCCCGCGATCGTCACGGGCACGTCGATCTCGCCGACGCCGTCCTTCGCGCTCTTGCGCGGATTCGAACCGAGCGCCTTCACGCCGAGGGGCAGCCCGGCCAGGGCGGTGCGGTCGCGGATCGCGCCGTTCACGATGATCCCCGCCCAGCCGTTCTCAACGGCGGACGCGGCGATGAGGTCGCCGACCAGCGCCGACTCGAGCGAACCGCCGCCGTCGATCACCAGCACCGAACCCTCGCCCGGCGTGGCCAGGACCTGCTTGACCAGGGCGTTGTCGCGGTGGCATCGCACCGTGCGGATCGGGCCCGCGAAAGCGACGCGGCCGCCGAGGTCGAGCAGCTGCAGCGCGAGCGAGTCGAGGTCTTCACCGCGCTCGTCGTAGAGGTCGGCCGTCGCGATCGTCATGCGGCCAGGGTAGCGGCGGGCGGGGGTCCGGGGCGCCGCGGCATCCCACGCGGCGCCCGCTCCCGGCATCCCACCCCACGCGCCACCGGCTCCCGGCCTCCACCCCACGCGGTGCCGGCTCCCGGCATCCACCCCACGCATAAACGCGATCCACGACGAGAAACACGGGGAGAGCGCGTTTCTACGCGTGGATCGCGTTTATTCCGGAGCCGGGGGCCCGAGCCGGGCGCCAGAGCCGGAGCCGGAGCCAGAGCCGAAGCCGAAGCCGAAGCCGAAGCCGAAGCCGAAGCCGAAGCCAGGGTCCCGGCACCCGGCACCCGGGACCCGGGACCGGCACTACCGGGTTACTCGATGATCTCGGCCTCGATCACGTCGTCGTCGTCGGCCACGGGTTCGGCGGCGGGGCCGGCGCTCGAGAGCACCAGCGACTCGCCGTCGCTCGCGACGTCGACCTTCACCACGTCGCCGTCGTGCACCCCGCCCGCGAGGATCGCCATCGCGAGGCGGTCCTGCACCTCGGACTGGATCAGGCGGCGGAGCGGACGTGCGCCGTACACCGGGTCGTATCCGCGCTCGGCGAGCCACGACCGGGCGTCGGGCGTGACCGCGAGCGTCAGGCGACGTTCGCGGAGACGCTTGTGCAGCGCGTCGACCGCGAGCTCGACGATCTGGGCGAGGTCGTCCTCGGTGAGCGCCTGGAAGATGACGATGTCATCGAGGCGGTTCACGAACTCGGGCTTGAACGCCTGCCGCACGAGGGCCTGCACCTGCTCGCGCTTGGTCTCGATCGACAGCGTCGGGTCGATGAGGATCGGCGAGCCGAGGTTCGACGTCAGGATCAGGATGACGTTGGTGAAATCGACCGTGCGGCCCTGACCGTCGGTCAGCCGACCGTCGTCCATCACCTGCAGCAGGATGTCGAACACCTCGGGGTGCGCCTTCTCGACCTCGTCGAGCAGCACGACGCTGTACGGGCGCCGACGCACGGCCTCGGTAAGCTGACCGCCCTGCTCGTAGCCGATGTACCCCGGAGGGGCACCGACGAGCCGCGCGACGGAGTGCTTCTCGCCGTACTCCGACATGTCGATGCGCACCATGGCGTGCTCGTCGTCGAACAGGAAGTCGGCGAGCGCCTTCGCGAGCTCGGTCTTGCCGACACCCGTGGGGCCGAGGAACAGGAAGGAGCCGACCGGGCGGTTCGGGTCGCTGATGCCGGCGCGCGAGCGCCGCACCGCGTCGGACACCGCCTTCACGGCATCCTTCTGTCCGATCAGGCGCTTGCCGAGCTCGCGCTCGAGGTGGAGCAGCTTCTCGGTCTCGCCCTGCAGGAGACGACCGACGGGGATGCCGGTCCACGCCGCGATGACCGCCGCGATGTCTTCGTCGGTGACCTGCTCGTTGACCATGCGGTCGCCCGCGGGCTCCTCGCGCTCCGCGGTCATCAGCTCGCGCTCGAGCGCCGGGATGTCGGCGTACAGCAGGCGCGACGCGCGCTCCAGGTTGCCCTCGCGCTGCGCGCGCTCGGCATCCACGCGGGCGGCGTCGAGACGCGTCTTCAGGTCGCCGACGCGGTTGAGCGACGCGCGCTCGCGCTCCCAGCGGGCCTGCAGCTCGTCGAGCTTCGCCTGCTCGGCCGCGAGGGTCTCGCGGAGGGTCGCCAGGCGCTCCTTCGAGGCGGCGTCCTTCTCTTTCTTCAGCGCGAGCTCTTCGAGCTTGAGGCGGTCGACGTGTCGACGCAGTTCGTCGATCTCGAGCGGGGCCGAGTCGATCTCCATGCGCAGGCGCGACGCGGCTTCGTCGATGAGGTCGATGGCCTTGTCGGGCAGCTGCCGCGACGGGATGTAGCGGTTGGACAGGGATGCCGCGGCCACCAGCGCCGCGTCGGCGATGGCGACCTTGTGGTGCGCCTCGTAGCGCTCCTTGAGGCCGCGGAGGATCGCGATCGTGTCTTCGACGCTGGGCTCGCCGACGTACACCTGCTGGAAGCGGCGTTCGAGGGCGGCATCCTTCTCGATGAACTCGCGGTACTCGTCGAGGGTGGTCGCACCGATCAGGCGCAGTTCTCCGCGGGCGAGCATGGGCTTGAGCATGTTGGATGCCGCGACGGACCCCTCGCCGCCGCCCGCACCCATGAGCACGTGCAGCTCGTCGATGAAGGTGATGATGCGGCCGTCGGATTCGGTGATCTCTTTGAGGACGCTCTTCAGGCGCTCCTCGAACTGGCCGCGGTACATCGCGCCGGCGACGAGCGCCGAGATGTCGAGGGCGACGAGCTCCTTGTTCTTGAGGCTCTCGGCGACGTCGCCCGCGACGATGCGCTGAGCGAGCCCCTCGACGACGGCGGTCTTGCCGAC encodes:
- a CDS encoding ATP-dependent Clp protease ATP-binding subunit, giving the protein MNATQQPGQEDARSALEQFGINLTDRARQGKLDPVIGRDSEIRRVSQVLTRRTKNNPVLIGEPGVGKTAVVEGLAQRIVAGDVAESLKNKELVALDISALVAGAMYRGQFEERLKSVLKEITESDGRIITFIDELHVLMGAGGGEGSVAASNMLKPMLARGELRLIGATTLDEYREFIEKDAALERRFQQVYVGEPSVEDTIAILRGLKERYEAHHKVAIADAALVAAASLSNRYIPSRQLPDKAIDLIDEAASRLRMEIDSAPLEIDELRRHVDRLKLEELALKKEKDAASKERLATLRETLAAEQAKLDELQARWERERASLNRVGDLKTRLDAARVDAERAQREGNLERASRLLYADIPALERELMTAEREEPAGDRMVNEQVTDEDIAAVIAAWTGIPVGRLLQGETEKLLHLERELGKRLIGQKDAVKAVSDAVRRSRAGISDPNRPVGSFLFLGPTGVGKTELAKALADFLFDDEHAMVRIDMSEYGEKHSVARLVGAPPGYIGYEQGGQLTEAVRRRPYSVVLLDEVEKAHPEVFDILLQVMDDGRLTDGQGRTVDFTNVILILTSNLGSPILIDPTLSIETKREQVQALVRQAFKPEFVNRLDDIVIFQALTEDDLAQIVELAVDALHKRLRERRLTLAVTPDARSWLAERGYDPVYGARPLRRLIQSEVQDRLAMAILAGGVHDGDVVKVDVASDGESLVLSSAGPAAEPVADDDDVIEAEIIE
- the rraA gene encoding ribonuclease E activity regulator RraA, with the protein product MTIATADLYDERGEDLDSLALQLLDLGGRVAFAGPIRTVRCHRDNALVKQVLATPGEGSVLVIDGGGSLESALVGDLIAASAVENGWAGIIVNGAIRDRTALAGLPLGVKALGSNPRKSAKDGVGEIDVPVTIAGVVFTPGRHVWADADGVLVER
- a CDS encoding cation:proton antiporter, whose protein sequence is MPVFFLVGIAVILLWSLVAHRFERIGALGPAFLALAGAVLVFADPDGFSSALAGSEAERVVELVLAVLLFVDACDVRGGVFGGVGRALARLVLIALPLALILAVLAGFALLPDVNVLVLVVIACVVMPTDFAPAAMLLRSPRIPERVRRILTVESGYNDGVVSPIFGVFLAAAVALPALLAAAESGADLDAQPELVKNLEDMFDAFFGAAPATIAAIVIGGAVGGAIGILARWTVARRWADASGIRYVMLLTPLLAYGIATLSDIAANGFVAAFVAGIVYRLTRAKDLEGRNVPHAETLLVEEAGTLAANIIWFVMGAVLTVVILDGVDLRVVIFAALAVTVLRAIPVGIALLRSPISWRDRALIGFVGPRGTATIVFGLLAYNRLPEDTGDVVLSTMVFTVVLSILFHGVVTPFAVRRLLPEVSGRQIT